The following proteins come from a genomic window of Enterobacter chengduensis:
- the elbB gene encoding isoprenoid biosynthesis glyoxalase ElbB: MKKIGVVLSGCGVYDGSEIHEAVITLLALAKQGAEAICFAPDKNQADVINHLTGEPMAETRNVLIEAARIARGDIHPLIQADPTELDALIVPGGFGAAKNLSTFAAQGAECQIDPHLKALSQAMHAAGKPLGFICIAPAMLPRIFDFPLRLTIGTDIDTAEIVEEMGGEHVPCPVDDIVVDEDNKIVTTPAYMLANNIAEAAAGIEKLVARVLVLTE, encoded by the coding sequence ATGAAAAAGATTGGTGTCGTGCTGAGCGGATGCGGTGTTTACGATGGTTCTGAGATACATGAAGCCGTCATTACGCTGCTGGCCCTGGCTAAACAGGGGGCAGAGGCGATCTGTTTTGCGCCCGATAAAAACCAGGCGGATGTGATTAATCATCTGACCGGCGAGCCGATGGCGGAAACCCGCAACGTACTGATTGAGGCCGCGCGTATTGCGCGCGGCGATATCCATCCTCTTATTCAGGCAGACCCTACAGAGCTTGATGCGCTCATTGTGCCGGGTGGCTTTGGCGCGGCCAAAAATCTCAGTACCTTTGCCGCACAGGGGGCGGAGTGCCAGATCGATCCTCATCTTAAGGCGCTGTCGCAGGCCATGCATGCAGCAGGAAAACCGCTGGGCTTTATCTGCATCGCGCCGGCAATGCTGCCGAGGATTTTTGATTTTCCGCTGCGCCTGACTATCGGGACGGATATTGATACCGCAGAGATCGTCGAGGAAATGGGGGGCGAACACGTTCCGTGCCCGGTTGATGACATTGTGGTTGATGAAGATAACAAAATTGTCACCACGCCGGCGTATATGCTGGCGAATAACATCGCAGAAGCTGCCGCAGGTATTGAAAAGCTGGTAGCCCGCGTGCTGGTGCTGACGGAATGA
- the npr gene encoding PTS phosphocarrier protein NPr: protein MTVKQTVEITNKLGMHARPAMKLFELMQGFDAEVLLRNDEGTEAEANSVIALLMLDSAKGRQIEVEATGPQEEEALAAVIALFNAGFDED, encoded by the coding sequence ATGACCGTAAAACAAACCGTTGAGATCACCAACAAGCTGGGCATGCATGCGCGCCCGGCGATGAAGCTGTTCGAGCTGATGCAGGGTTTCGATGCAGAGGTTCTGTTGCGCAATGACGAAGGCACTGAGGCGGAGGCGAACAGCGTCATCGCGCTACTGATGCTGGACTCTGCCAAAGGGCGCCAGATTGAAGTCGAAGCCACCGGCCCTCAGGAAGAGGAAGCGCTGGCGGCGGTGATTGCCCTGTTTAACGCCGGGTTTGACGAAGACTAA
- the lptC gene encoding LPS export ABC transporter periplasmic protein LptC — protein MSKTRRWIIILLALVALVLIGVNLADRDETQTEAINNNDPTYKSDHSDTVVYSPEGALNYRLIAQHVEYFSDDGVSWFTQPVMTTFDKDKVPTWSIKSDRAKLTNDRMLYLYGHVEVNALTADSQLRKITTDNAQINLVTQDVTSQDLVTLYGTTFNSSGLRMRGNLRSKNAELIEKVRTSYEIQNKQTQP, from the coding sequence ATGAGTAAAACCAGACGTTGGATTATCATTTTGCTTGCGCTTGTCGCACTGGTATTGATTGGCGTGAACCTTGCCGATCGCGACGAAACGCAAACGGAAGCGATCAACAATAACGATCCAACCTATAAAAGCGATCACAGCGACACCGTGGTCTATAGCCCGGAAGGCGCGCTGAACTATCGCCTGATTGCCCAGCATGTTGAATATTTTTCAGATGACGGTGTTTCATGGTTTACCCAGCCCGTCATGACCACATTTGATAAAGACAAAGTGCCGACGTGGTCAATTAAGTCAGATCGGGCAAAACTGACAAATGACCGTATGCTTTATCTGTATGGCCACGTTGAAGTCAACGCCCTGACCGCGGACTCACAACTTCGAAAAATTACGACGGATAATGCTCAGATCAACCTGGTTACCCAGGACGTGACCTCGCAGGATCTGGTCACACTGTATGGCACAACATTTAATTCCAGCGGTTTGAGAATGCGCGGGAACTTACGCAGCAAAAACGCCGAGCTGATTGAAAAGGTTAGAACCTCCTATGAAATTCAAAACAAACAAACTCAGCCTTAA
- the lptB gene encoding LPS export ABC transporter ATP-binding protein produces the protein MATLTAKNLAKAYKGRRVVEDVSLTVNSGEIVGLLGPNGAGKTTTFYMVVGIVPRDAGNIIIDDEDISLLPLHARARRGIGYLPQEASIFRRLSVYDNLMAVLQIRNDLTSEQRQDRANELMEEFHIEHLRDSLGQALSGGERRRVEIARALAANPKFILLDEPFAGVDPISVIDIKRIIEHLRDSGLGVLITDHNVRETLAVCERAYIVSQGNLIAHGTPQQILEDDHVKRVYLGEDFRL, from the coding sequence ATGGCAACATTAACTGCAAAAAATCTCGCGAAGGCCTACAAGGGCCGCCGTGTCGTAGAAGATGTCAGTCTGACCGTCAACTCCGGCGAAATTGTAGGGCTGCTTGGCCCGAACGGTGCGGGTAAAACCACCACCTTCTACATGGTCGTTGGGATTGTGCCGCGCGATGCCGGCAACATTATCATTGACGATGAAGACATCAGCCTGCTGCCGCTGCACGCGCGCGCGCGTCGCGGGATCGGCTATCTGCCGCAGGAAGCCTCCATTTTCCGTCGTCTTAGCGTTTACGATAACCTGATGGCGGTCCTGCAAATTCGTAACGATCTGACCAGCGAACAGCGTCAGGACCGTGCCAACGAGCTGATGGAAGAGTTCCACATTGAGCACCTGCGCGACAGCCTCGGTCAGGCGCTCTCCGGGGGCGAACGCCGTCGTGTTGAGATTGCTCGCGCGCTGGCCGCCAACCCGAAATTTATCCTGCTGGATGAACCGTTTGCGGGCGTTGACCCGATCTCGGTTATCGACATTAAACGTATCATTGAACACCTGCGCGACAGCGGGCTTGGCGTACTGATCACCGACCATAACGTCCGTGAAACGCTGGCCGTGTGTGAACGCGCGTATATTGTGAGCCAGGGCAATTTGATCGCCCACGGTACGCCGCAGCAGATCCTCGAAGACGATCATGTTAAGCGCGTCTATCTTGGGGAAGACTTCAGACTCTGA
- the mlaF gene encoding phospholipid ABC transporter ATP-binding protein MlaF translates to MSQTMANLVDVRGVSFSRANRLIFDDISLTVPRGKITAIMGPSGIGKTTLLRLIGGQIPPDSGEILFDGENIPEMSRSRLYTVRKRMSMLFQSGALFTDMNVFDNVAYPLREHTSLPPELLKSTVMMKLEAVGLRGAAKLMPSELSGGMARRAALARAIALEPDLIMFDEPFVGQDPITMGVLVKLISELNSALGVTCIVVSHDVPEVLSIADYAYIVADKKIVAHGSAQALQENCDPRVRQFLDGIADGPVPFRYPAGDYRDDLLGIGS, encoded by the coding sequence ATGAGCCAAACGATGGCGAATTTAGTCGATGTTCGCGGTGTGAGTTTTTCTCGCGCCAACAGATTGATATTTGATGATATTTCGTTGACCGTACCGCGTGGCAAGATCACTGCCATCATGGGGCCGTCCGGGATCGGTAAAACGACCCTGCTGCGCCTTATTGGTGGGCAGATCCCACCGGATAGCGGCGAAATCCTCTTTGATGGCGAAAACATCCCGGAGATGTCGCGCTCGCGCCTGTATACTGTCCGCAAACGCATGAGCATGCTCTTTCAGTCGGGGGCTTTATTCACCGACATGAACGTCTTCGATAACGTGGCCTATCCGCTGCGCGAGCATACCAGCCTGCCGCCTGAACTGCTGAAAAGTACGGTAATGATGAAGCTCGAAGCCGTCGGTTTGCGGGGCGCCGCGAAGCTGATGCCTTCGGAGCTGTCCGGCGGCATGGCGCGCCGCGCCGCGCTGGCACGCGCAATTGCATTGGAACCAGATTTAATCATGTTCGACGAACCGTTTGTTGGACAGGATCCCATCACGATGGGCGTGCTGGTGAAGCTCATCTCTGAGCTGAACAGCGCGCTGGGCGTTACCTGCATTGTCGTCTCTCACGATGTACCGGAAGTATTGAGCATTGCCGATTACGCCTATATTGTGGCGGACAAAAAGATCGTCGCACACGGCAGCGCCCAGGCGCTGCAGGAAAATTGCGATCCGCGCGTGCGGCAGTTCCTTGACGGTATTGCAGATG
- the rpoN gene encoding RNA polymerase factor sigma-54 — MKQGLQLRLSQQLAMTPQLQQAIRLLQLSTLELQQELQQALDSNPLLEQTDLHDEVDTQQSQDTEALDTADALEQKEMPDELPLDASWDEIYTAGTPSGTRADYQDDELPVYQGETTQSLQDYLMWQVELTPFSDTDRAIATSIVDAVDDTGYLTVTLDDILESMGDDDIELEEVEAVLKRIQRFDPVGVAAKDLRDCLLIQLSQFSKETPWLDEARLIISDHLDLLANHDFRSLMRVTRLKEEVLKEAVNLIQSLDPRPGQSIQTSEPEYVIPDVLVRKHNGRWVVELNSDSIPRLQINQQYASMCTSVRNDSDNQYIRSNLQEARWLIKSLESRNDTLLRVSRCIVEQQQAFFEQGEEYMKPMVLADIAQAVEMHESTISRVTTQKYLHSPRGIFELKYFFSSHVNTEGGGEASSTAIRALVKKLIAAENPAKPLSDSKLTTMLSDQGIMVARRTVAKYRESLSIPPSNQRKQLV; from the coding sequence ATGAAGCAAGGTTTGCAATTAAGGCTCAGCCAACAACTGGCGATGACGCCGCAGCTACAGCAGGCAATTCGCCTGTTGCAACTGTCCACGTTAGAACTTCAGCAGGAGCTCCAGCAGGCGCTGGACAGTAACCCCCTGCTGGAACAAACCGATCTTCATGACGAGGTAGACACCCAGCAATCGCAGGATACAGAAGCGCTCGACACCGCGGACGCACTCGAACAAAAAGAGATGCCCGACGAGCTTCCGCTGGATGCCAGCTGGGATGAAATCTACACCGCCGGAACGCCTTCCGGTACGCGTGCAGACTACCAGGACGATGAGCTACCGGTTTATCAGGGAGAAACCACCCAGTCGCTGCAGGATTACCTGATGTGGCAGGTGGAACTGACCCCCTTTTCCGATACCGACCGCGCGATTGCCACCTCCATTGTCGATGCCGTCGATGACACCGGCTATCTGACCGTCACCCTCGACGATATTCTGGAAAGCATGGGCGACGATGATATTGAGCTTGAGGAAGTTGAAGCCGTTCTGAAGCGCATCCAGCGTTTCGATCCGGTCGGCGTAGCCGCAAAAGATCTGCGCGACTGCCTGTTGATCCAGCTTTCTCAGTTCAGCAAAGAGACGCCATGGCTCGACGAGGCGCGCCTAATCATCAGCGATCATCTGGATCTGCTGGCGAACCACGATTTCCGCTCCCTGATGCGCGTCACGCGCCTGAAGGAAGAGGTGCTGAAAGAAGCGGTGAACCTGATCCAGTCGCTCGATCCGCGCCCGGGGCAGTCGATCCAGACCAGCGAGCCGGAATACGTGATCCCGGATGTGCTGGTCAGGAAACACAATGGCCGCTGGGTCGTTGAACTGAATTCAGACAGCATTCCTCGCCTGCAAATCAATCAGCAGTATGCCTCCATGTGCACCAGCGTGCGTAACGACTCCGACAATCAATATATTCGCAGCAATCTTCAGGAAGCGCGATGGCTGATCAAAAGTCTGGAGAGTCGAAATGATACGCTGCTGCGCGTCAGCCGCTGTATTGTCGAACAGCAGCAGGCTTTTTTTGAGCAGGGCGAAGAGTATATGAAACCGATGGTGCTGGCGGATATCGCCCAGGCCGTCGAGATGCATGAATCAACCATTTCCCGTGTCACCACGCAGAAGTATCTGCACAGTCCACGCGGTATTTTTGAGCTTAAGTATTTCTTCTCCAGCCATGTGAATACCGAGGGCGGCGGCGAAGCGTCGTCAACGGCCATTCGCGCGCTGGTGAAGAAGTTGATCGCCGCGGAGAACCCCGCGAAGCCGCTAAGCGACAGTAAGTTAACCACCATGCTGTCCGATCAGGGTATTATGGTGGCGCGCCGTACTGTTGCGAAGTATCGAGAGTCTTTATCCATTCCGCCGTCCAACCAGCGTAAACAGCTGGTCTGA
- the ptsN gene encoding PTS IIA-like nitrogen regulatory protein PtsN: protein MMNNDSALQLSNVLNQECTRSAVHCQSKKRALEIISELAAKQLGLPPQVVFEAILTREKMGSTGIGNGIAIPHGKLEEDTLRAVGVFVQLETPIAFDAIDNQPVDLLFALLVPADQTKTHLHTLSLVAKRLADKTICRRLRSAQSDEELYQIITEAEGNQDDA from the coding sequence ATGATGAACAACGATTCCGCTCTTCAACTGAGCAATGTCCTTAACCAGGAATGTACCCGCAGTGCGGTTCACTGCCAGAGCAAAAAACGTGCGCTGGAGATTATCAGTGAACTGGCCGCAAAACAGCTTGGCCTGCCGCCGCAGGTGGTTTTCGAAGCGATTCTGACCCGTGAAAAAATGGGCAGTACCGGTATCGGCAACGGCATCGCGATCCCGCACGGCAAACTGGAAGAGGATACCCTTCGTGCCGTGGGCGTGTTTGTGCAGCTTGAAACACCCATCGCTTTTGATGCCATTGATAACCAGCCCGTCGATCTCCTCTTCGCGCTGCTGGTGCCTGCCGATCAGACGAAAACCCATCTGCATACGCTGTCGTTGGTCGCTAAGCGTCTGGCCGATAAAACCATTTGCCGTCGACTGCGTTCGGCCCAAAGTGATGAAGAGCTCTATCAAATTATCACTGAAGCAGAAGGCAATCAGGATGATGCATAA
- the lptA gene encoding lipopolysaccharide ABC transporter substrate-binding protein LptA, giving the protein MKFKTNKLSLKVIIASAMLATSLPALAVTGDTDQPIHIESDTQSLDMQGNVVTFTGNVVMTQGTIKINADKVVVTRPGGEQGKEIIDGYGNPATFYQMQDNGKPVKGHASHMHYELAKDLVILTGNAYLEQLDSNITGDQITYLVKEQKMQASSEKGKRVTTVLVPSQLQDKGKGQAPAQKKSN; this is encoded by the coding sequence ATGAAATTCAAAACAAACAAACTCAGCCTTAAAGTAATTATCGCCAGCGCGATGCTGGCGACCAGTCTCCCCGCGCTTGCTGTAACGGGCGATACCGACCAGCCGATCCATATCGAGTCCGACACTCAGTCCCTCGATATGCAGGGGAACGTCGTCACCTTCACCGGTAACGTCGTCATGACTCAGGGCACCATCAAAATTAACGCCGACAAAGTGGTCGTGACCCGTCCGGGTGGCGAGCAGGGCAAAGAGATCATTGATGGTTACGGCAACCCGGCCACCTTCTACCAGATGCAGGACAACGGCAAGCCGGTGAAAGGCCACGCTTCGCATATGCATTATGAGCTGGCGAAGGACCTTGTCATCCTGACCGGAAATGCGTATCTGGAACAGCTGGACAGCAACATTACCGGCGACCAGATCACCTATCTGGTTAAAGAGCAAAAAATGCAGGCCTCGAGCGAGAAAGGCAAACGCGTCACCACCGTACTGGTTCCGTCGCAGCTGCAGGACAAAGGTAAAGGCCAGGCCCCGGCACAGAAGAAGAGTAACTAA
- the kdsD gene encoding arabinose-5-phosphate isomerase KdsD has protein sequence MSQIELQPGFDFQKAGKEVLEIEREGLAQLDQYINQDFSLACEKMFYCAGKVVVMGMGKSGHIGRKMAATFASTGTSSFFVHPGEAAHGDLGMVTPQDIVIALSNSGESNEILALIPVLKRLQVPLICMTSRPESSMARAADIHLCVKVPKEACPLGLAPTSSTTAALVVGDALAVALLEARGFTPEDFALSHPGGALGRKLLLRVNDIMHTGDEIPHVSKEASLRDALLEITRKNLGMTVVCDDLMKIQGIFTDGDLRRVFDMGVDVRTLGIADVMTPGGIRVRPGTLAVDVLNLMQSRHITSVMVADGDQLLGVVHMHDLLRAGVV, from the coding sequence ATGTCGCAAATAGAATTGCAGCCGGGTTTTGACTTTCAGAAGGCAGGCAAAGAGGTTCTGGAGATTGAACGTGAAGGTCTGGCGCAGTTAGATCAGTACATTAATCAGGATTTTAGTCTGGCTTGTGAGAAGATGTTCTACTGTGCCGGCAAAGTCGTGGTGATGGGGATGGGTAAGTCCGGCCACATTGGACGCAAAATGGCGGCCACGTTTGCCAGCACCGGAACCTCCTCCTTCTTTGTCCATCCGGGGGAAGCCGCGCACGGCGACCTGGGTATGGTCACGCCACAGGATATCGTCATCGCGCTGTCCAACTCCGGTGAGTCCAATGAAATTCTGGCGCTGATCCCGGTGCTGAAGCGACTGCAGGTACCGCTTATTTGCATGACCAGCCGTCCAGAAAGTAGCATGGCGCGTGCGGCCGATATTCACCTGTGCGTGAAAGTGCCCAAGGAGGCCTGTCCGCTCGGCCTGGCGCCGACGTCCAGCACCACCGCCGCGCTGGTCGTGGGGGATGCGCTTGCCGTCGCACTGCTCGAAGCCCGCGGTTTTACGCCGGAAGATTTCGCGCTTTCCCACCCGGGCGGTGCGCTGGGGCGCAAGCTACTGCTTCGGGTAAACGATATCATGCACACCGGGGATGAGATTCCTCACGTCAGTAAAGAGGCCTCCCTGCGTGATGCGCTGCTGGAGATCACCCGCAAGAATCTGGGTATGACGGTGGTGTGCGACGATCTAATGAAAATTCAGGGGATCTTCACCGATGGCGACCTGCGTCGCGTGTTCGACATGGGTGTCGATGTCCGCACGCTCGGCATTGCCGATGTGATGACGCCGGGCGGCATCCGCGTGCGTCCGGGTACGCTGGCCGTGGATGTGCTGAACCTGATGCAGTCCCGCCATATCACCTCCGTTATGGTTGCCGATGGCGACCAGTTGCTGGGTGTGGTACATATGCATGATCTGCTGCGCGCAGGCGTAGTGTAA
- a CDS encoding calcium/sodium antiporter, with protein MLLATALLIIGLLLVVYSADRLVFAASILCRLTGVPPVVIGMTVVSVGTSLPEIIVSVTASLHGQLDLAVGTAIGSNIVNILLILGLAALLHPFRVHSDVLRRELPLMLIVSLLAGCVFYDGVLSYSDGIFLLALAVIWLLYSVKIARLAEKQGQDSLTREQVAELPREGTLPVALLWLGVALIIMPMATRMVVDNATVLANYFAISELTIGLTVIAIGTSLPELATAIAGARKGEDDIAIGNIIGSNIFNIAIVMGLPALITPGPFNPLAFSRDYGVMLLVSVIFALLCWRRQRQIGKGAGALLTGGFIVWMAMLYWLSPLLSG; from the coding sequence ATGCTTTTAGCAACAGCACTGTTAATAATTGGTTTACTTTTGGTGGTCTACAGTGCTGACCGTTTAGTGTTTGCTGCATCTATCCTGTGTCGCCTGACGGGCGTACCGCCTGTCGTTATCGGGATGACCGTAGTCAGCGTGGGAACGTCACTTCCGGAAATCATCGTCTCGGTCACGGCTTCGCTGCATGGTCAGTTAGACCTCGCGGTAGGCACCGCGATTGGCTCGAACATCGTCAATATACTCTTGATTTTAGGCCTGGCCGCCCTGCTCCATCCATTTCGCGTGCATTCTGATGTTCTGCGCCGTGAATTGCCGCTAATGTTAATTGTAAGCCTGCTGGCAGGCTGCGTATTTTATGATGGTGTACTGAGCTACAGCGACGGCATTTTCCTGCTGGCGCTGGCCGTCATTTGGCTGCTGTATAGTGTTAAAATCGCCCGTCTGGCTGAGAAACAGGGCCAGGATAGCCTCACGCGCGAGCAGGTCGCCGAACTGCCGCGGGAAGGCACGCTGCCTGTTGCCCTGCTCTGGCTTGGCGTTGCGCTGATCATCATGCCGATGGCAACGCGCATGGTCGTGGATAACGCGACGGTGCTGGCGAACTATTTCGCCATCAGCGAACTGACCATTGGCCTGACGGTGATTGCCATCGGTACCAGCCTGCCGGAGCTGGCCACGGCCATTGCGGGGGCGCGTAAAGGTGAGGATGACATTGCCATTGGTAATATCATCGGTTCTAACATTTTTAATATCGCCATTGTGATGGGGCTGCCGGCCCTGATTACGCCAGGGCCCTTTAATCCTCTGGCGTTCTCACGCGACTACGGCGTGATGTTATTGGTCAGCGTGATATTTGCCCTGCTCTGCTGGCGGCGGCAACGACAGATCGGCAAAGGCGCAGGCGCGCTGCTGACGGGTGGATTTATCGTATGGATGGCGATGCTGTACTGGCTCTCGCCTCTTCTCTCTGGGTAA
- the kdsC gene encoding 3-deoxy-manno-octulosonate-8-phosphatase KdsC produces MSNAGASLATCYGPVSTQMMAKAENIRLLILDVDGVLSDGLIYMGNNGEELKAFNVRDGYGIRCALTSGIEVAIITGRNAKLVEDRCETLGITHLYQGQSDKMAAFKDLLGKLAIAPENVAYIGDDLIDWPVMAEVGLSIAVADAHPLLIPRADYVTHINGGRGAVREVCDLLLLAQGKLDEAKGQSI; encoded by the coding sequence ATGAGTAATGCGGGTGCATCCCTTGCAACCTGTTATGGCCCGGTGAGTACCCAAATGATGGCAAAGGCGGAAAACATTCGTCTGCTCATTCTGGATGTGGATGGGGTACTTTCCGATGGTCTGATCTACATGGGCAACAATGGTGAAGAGCTGAAAGCGTTTAACGTTCGCGACGGCTACGGTATCCGCTGTGCGCTCACCTCCGGTATTGAGGTGGCGATCATCACCGGGCGAAACGCTAAACTGGTAGAAGATCGCTGTGAAACCTTAGGCATTACCCATCTTTATCAAGGTCAATCCGATAAAATGGCGGCGTTTAAGGATTTACTGGGTAAACTGGCTATCGCACCAGAAAACGTGGCCTACATCGGGGACGATCTGATTGACTGGCCCGTGATGGCTGAAGTCGGGCTGAGTATCGCCGTTGCTGATGCGCATCCGCTGCTGATCCCGCGCGCGGACTACGTTACCCACATCAACGGTGGCCGCGGTGCCGTCCGTGAAGTCTGCGATCTGCTTCTGCTGGCGCAGGGCAAGCTTGATGAGGCCAAAGGGCAATCGATATGA
- the hpf gene encoding ribosome hibernation promoting factor, whose amino-acid sequence MQLNITGQNVEITEALRDFVNAKFAKLEQYFERINQVYIVLKVEKVTHISDATLHVNGGELHASAEGQDMYAAIDGLIDKLARQLNKHKDKLKQH is encoded by the coding sequence ATGCAGCTCAACATCACTGGACAAAACGTCGAAATTACTGAGGCTTTACGCGACTTCGTGAACGCGAAGTTTGCAAAACTCGAGCAGTATTTCGAAAGGATTAATCAGGTCTATATTGTGTTGAAAGTGGAGAAAGTGACTCATATCTCGGATGCCACCCTGCACGTTAACGGGGGTGAATTGCATGCCAGTGCGGAAGGGCAAGACATGTACGCTGCTATCGACGGCTTGATTGATAAGCTTGCGCGACAGCTCAATAAACATAAAGATAAACTGAAACAACACTAA
- the rapZ gene encoding RNase adapter RapZ, giving the protein MVLMIVSGRSGSGKSVALRALEDMGFYCVDNLPVVLLPDLARTLAERQTSAAVSIDVRNMPESPEIFEQAMSNLPDAFSPQLLFLDADRNTLIRRYSDTRRLHPLSSKNLSLESAIDEESDLLEPLRSRADLIVDTSEMSVHELAEMLRTRLLGKRERELTMVFESFGFKHGIPIDADYVFDVRFLPNPHWDPKLRPMTGLDKPVAAFLDRHTEVHNFIYQTRSYLELWLPMLETNNRSYLTVAIGCTGGKHRSVYIAEQLADYFRSRGKNVQSRHRTLEKRKT; this is encoded by the coding sequence ATGGTGCTGATGATTGTCAGCGGTCGTTCAGGGTCGGGGAAATCCGTTGCTCTGCGCGCCCTGGAAGACATGGGTTTTTACTGCGTCGATAACCTGCCGGTCGTGTTATTGCCTGACCTGGCCCGCACGCTTGCGGAGAGACAAACCTCTGCCGCCGTCAGCATCGACGTCCGTAACATGCCGGAATCGCCAGAGATCTTCGAACAGGCCATGAGCAACCTGCCTGACGCGTTCTCGCCTCAGCTGCTGTTCCTCGATGCCGATCGCAATACGCTGATTCGCCGCTACAGCGATACCCGTCGTTTGCACCCGCTATCCAGTAAGAACCTCTCTCTGGAGAGCGCGATCGATGAAGAGAGCGACCTGCTGGAGCCGCTGCGCTCTCGTGCCGACCTGATTGTCGATACCTCTGAGATGTCCGTTCACGAGCTGGCGGAAATGCTGCGTACCCGGCTGCTGGGCAAGCGCGAGCGTGAACTGACGATGGTGTTCGAATCCTTCGGCTTTAAGCACGGTATTCCGATCGATGCGGATTATGTTTTCGACGTGCGCTTCCTGCCCAACCCGCACTGGGATCCAAAGCTGCGTCCCATGACCGGCCTGGATAAACCCGTCGCGGCCTTCCTCGACCGGCACACAGAAGTTCACAATTTTATCTACCAGACGCGAAGCTACCTTGAGCTATGGTTACCTATGCTGGAGACAAACAATCGTAGCTATCTGACGGTGGCGATTGGCTGTACCGGCGGTAAACATCGTTCGGTTTACATCGCCGAACAGCTGGCCGACTATTTCCGCTCGCGCGGGAAGAACGTTCAGTCCCGTCATCGCACGCTGGAAAAACGTAAAACATGA
- the mtgA gene encoding monofunctional biosynthetic peptidoglycan transglycosylase, whose product MRRHASAGKWMKYLLLRLFLVLAVFWGGGLAVFSILPVPFSAVMVERQLGAWFSGDFSYVAHSDWVSMDEISPFMGLAVIAAEDQKFPEHWGFDVAAIEKALAHNERHENRVRGASTLSQQTAKNLFLWDGRSWVRKGLEAGLTLGMETVWSKKRILTVYLNVAEFGDGIFGVEAAAQRYFNKPASRLSMSEAALLAAVLPNPIRFKANAPSGYVRSRQAWIMRQMNQLGGEGFMQRNNLM is encoded by the coding sequence ATGAGGCGACACGCTTCCGCAGGAAAATGGATGAAATACCTTCTTTTGCGCCTCTTCCTCGTGCTGGCGGTGTTCTGGGGCGGCGGACTGGCGGTGTTCAGCATTTTGCCGGTGCCGTTCTCTGCCGTGATGGTTGAGCGCCAGCTCGGCGCGTGGTTCAGCGGCGATTTTAGCTATGTTGCCCACTCTGACTGGGTGAGCATGGACGAGATTTCACCGTTCATGGGGCTGGCGGTGATTGCGGCGGAGGACCAGAAATTCCCGGAGCACTGGGGGTTTGATGTGGCCGCGATTGAAAAGGCGCTGGCCCACAACGAACGCCATGAAAACCGCGTCCGCGGCGCGTCAACGTTGTCGCAGCAGACGGCCAAAAACCTGTTTTTATGGGATGGTCGAAGCTGGGTGCGTAAAGGGCTGGAAGCGGGGTTGACCCTGGGGATGGAAACGGTATGGAGCAAGAAACGGATCCTGACCGTTTATCTCAACGTCGCTGAGTTTGGCGACGGTATTTTTGGTGTCGAAGCTGCCGCCCAGCGGTATTTCAATAAGCCAGCCAGCCGCCTGAGCATGTCAGAAGCCGCGCTATTGGCCGCGGTTTTACCGAATCCCATCCGCTTTAAAGCCAATGCTCCATCAGGGTACGTGCGAAGCAGGCAGGCATGGATCATGCGCCAGATGAATCAGCTGGGCGGGGAAGGGTTTATGCAGCGTAACAACTTAATGTAG